The following proteins are co-located in the Psilocybe cubensis strain MGC-MH-2018 chromosome 5, whole genome shotgun sequence genome:
- a CDS encoding Methyltransferase str3, with product MAKDLLVKTVETNTQRKSRRATGEIPYPIKYTNQMADFDIWDHKFLANYFGGLTNHHFQDPPQMVLDLGCGTGYWAIEAAQQWPNSKIYGYDVANVQPCLEHMGKFKPLSRRIQWVHGNFLDGLPFPSNHFDLIRMAGLGLAIPEDECTVLLEDVHRILKPDGVLEIIEEELLFPCSSILLQRPSHQTTSYEHIIGPRTRALSLATSLDSLTESMHLKFKPPSKISLTHPSTGISSAATLATSSASSFLETEHPQDHTRLKMAWDAMLAMRFLSPKLLSVIPFYLTSASFNHIKTQPSLVIPLPQNSGIIPVVDVYRPTGSFHGNESQKSLVTECLPMSKSEWTPPRSPGFTPKVASSDWSMMHLGKTVSTIRGCKEAIWKEYEKLYSDDALYLLSRTAPGEEDYSLQQPHHIARKSFEVDWRNWELDMIDRIGMRDSLLTRLQWAQSIPDTERDRPDWVTWREKLNRKSGSRHLITGYNPSDTCRSLRVFNAFK from the exons ATGGCTAAAGATCTGCTCGTCAAAACTGTCGAGACCAACACGCAACGGAAGTCCAGAAGAGCTACAGGAGAAATTCCTTACCCTATAAAATACACCAATCAAATGGCTGACTT TGATATTTGGGATCATAAATTTCTGGCCAATTACTTCGGTGGTTTGACCAATCACCATTTTCAAGATCCTCCGCAAATGGTTCTCGACCTTGGATGTGGCACTGGCTATTGGGCGATTGAAGCCGCTCAGCAATGGCCC AATTCAAAGATATACGGCTACGATGTTGCCAACGTGCAACCTTGCCTCGAACATATgggcaagttcaagccacTGTCACGAAGGATTCAGTGGGTGCATGGAAATTT CTTGGATGGATTACCCTTTCCATCAAACCACTTTGATCTTATCCGAATGGCCGGGCTAGGTCTAGCCATACCCGAAGATGAATGTACGGTCCTATTGGAG GACGTCCACCGCATCTTGAAGCCTGATGGCGTCCTTGAA AtaattgaagaagaacttCTTTTTCCATGCTCGTCAATACTTTTACAACGACCCTCCCATCAAACAA CATCTTATGAACATATAATCGGACCTCGTACCCGAGCACTTTCTCTTGCGACATCCCTGGACTCATTAACTGAATCAATGCATCTAAAATTCAAACCTCCGTCGAAAATATCTCTTACTCACCCATCGACTGGGATATCATCTGCAGCTACTCTAGCTACTTCGTCTGCCTCCAGCTTTTTGGAGACCGAACATCCTCAAGACCATACCCGTCTCAAAATGGCTTGGGATGCAATGCTTGCAATGCGCTTTCTTTCCCCCAAGCTTCTCTCGGTCATACCTTTTTATTTGACTTCGGCGTCTTTTAATCACATCAAGACGCAGCCGTCTTTGGTGATCCCATTGCCTCAAAATTCTGGAATCATACCGGTTGTGGATGTGTATCGGCCAACGGGATCATTCCATGGCAATGAATCTCAAAAGTCCTTGGTTACAGAATGTCTTCCAATGTCGAAGTCGGAGTGGACTCCCCCTCGCTCGCCAGGTTTTACTCCTAAAGTTGCATCGTCGGATTGGAGTATGATGCACCTCGGGAAAACAGTCAGTACTATCCGAGGATGCAAAGAAGCAATATGGAAGGAATATGAAAAGTTGTATTCTGATGATGCACTTTATTTACTCTCAAGGACGGCCCCGGGTGAAGAGGATTACTCTTTACAGCAGCCGCATCACATTGCACGCAAATCTTTCGAAGTGGACTGGAGAAACTGGGAACT TGATATGATTGACCGTATCGGCATGCGTGATAGTCTACTGACACGTTTGCAATGGGCACAGTCGATCCCTGACACAGAACGAGACCGTCCCGATTGGGTTACATGGAGAGAGAAACTAAACCGAAAGTCTGGTTCACGCCATCTCATCACAGGATACAATCCCTCCGACACGTGCAGATCCTTACGCGTTTTTAACGCGTTCAAGTGA
- a CDS encoding Proliferation-associated protein 2G4, with protein sequence MADIEKPAAAEAPAKTTTSTTEADLTKYKTAADIVHQVTKKLIELCVEGAKVIDLCIEGDRLIEEGTGAVYNKSVKGVKVPKGVSFPTSISVNNTVAHFSPLASDPQSSQVLAKDDVVKIQLGAHIDGYAAISGETIVVGASAANPVTGRRADVVKAAWTAAEAAMRTLKVGNKNWAVTEIVARTAAAWDCKPVEGMLSCQQTQNVIDGKKRIILNPSEGQKRDFESAVFAENEVYGIDVLISSGEDGKARLEESRTTIFQRDPTVTYQLKAKNSRAVFSEVQKKAGSFPFNIRTLDDEKRARMGLQEAVQHSLVKPYEVIYTPANTFVAGFHFTIALLPGGPTLITHPPVWYKSELVKTDKELDDEELKSLLARNLRENKKKAKKAKKAEGAEEETKEE encoded by the exons ATGGCCGACATCGAGAAACCTGCCGCCGCTGAGGCTCCTGCGAAAACCACCACCTCGACTACCGAGGCCGACCTCACAAAATACAAG ACGGCAGCGGACATCGTCCATCAAGTCACCAAAAAACTTATTGAGCTCTGCGTTGAGGGGGCCAAGGTCATCGATCTCTGTATCGAGGGTGATAGACTCATTGAGGAAGGTACTGGAGCTGTCTACAACAAATCCGTGAAGGGTGTTAAGGTGCCGAAGG GTGTCTCCTTCCCCACCAGCATCTCAGTAAACAACACAGTCGCCCATTTTTCACCTTTGGC GTCGGATCCTCAGTCGTCGCAAGTCCTTGCCAAGGATGACGTCGTAAAAATCCAGCTCGGTGCCCACATTGATGGATATGCTGCAATCAGTGGCGAAACGATTGTTGTTGGTGCCAGTGCCGCCAACCCCGTTACTGGACGACGCGCCGATGTTGTGAAAGCTGCTTGGACCGCCGCCGAGGCCGCCATGCGAACTCTCAAAGTTGGCAACAAGAACTGGGCAGTCACCGAGATTGTGGCGCGTACCGCTGCAGCATGGGATTGCAAACCTGTTGAAG GCATGCTTTCCTGCCAACAAACGCAGAACGTTATCGACGGAAAGAAGAGAATTATTCTTAATCCAAGCGAAGGACAAAAGCGTGATTTCGAAAGCGCAGTCTTCGCTGAGAACGAAGTTTATGGAATTGATGTCCTTATTTCATCAGGGGAGGATGGCAAG GCCCGTCTGGAAGAATCCCGTACGACAATTTTCCAGAGAGACCCTACTGTGACATACCAGCTCAAGGCAAAGAATTCACGCGCCGTGTTCTCGGAGGTCCAGAAAAAAGCTGGTTCCTTCCCCTTCAATATCCGTACTTTGGATGACGAGAAACGTGCCCGAATGGGACTTCAGGAGGCTGTTCAGCACAGTCTGGTCAAGCCATACGAAGTGAT ATACACACCTGCCAACACTTTCGTTGCTGGTTTCCACTTCACCATCGCCCTCCTCCCTGGAGGCCCAACACTTATCACCCATCCTCCAGTTTGGTACAAGTCTGAACTCGTGAAGACCGACAAGGAGCTCGATGACGAGGAGTTGAAGTCGCTTCTGGCAAGAAATTTGAGAGAAAACAAGAAGAAGGCTAAGAAGGCTAAGAAGGCTGAAGGTGCTGAGGAAGAGACGAAGGAAGAGTAA